From the genome of Solanum pennellii chromosome 6, SPENNV200:
CTGCACATGCACATGACTTGGCAGCATTAAAGTATTGGGGTCAACACACAATCCTTAATTTCTCTGTAATTTATAATCTTTCATcttctatttaattattatactcAATATATTAATCTTTGTTAGTGCAAATTTATGTTCTATGATCACTAATCCCATTTCtgatttgtattttcttttgctatgaattataattaatgTAGGTGTCTACGTATGAAAAAGAGATCAAAGAAATGGAAACTCAATCAAGAGAAGAATATATTGGTTCTTTGAGAAGGTATATATAGAAAAACAAAGGTtccaattatatttttgtactaatttatGTAATGAGTGttttattttgaaggaaaagtAGTGGATTTTCAAGAGGAGTCTCGAGATATAGAGGAGTAGCAAGGTacgtaattaattaatcaacattttggaaaaaaaataaagagtaatGTTTTTTGCCTTCGTCTCGTATTCCtttcattattatttgtttaatagTGACTTGACACATAaagacaataaataaaataacaattttattatatcactctttgaatataataaattcaatgCTTTAAGAAATGCATATGGGtaaatgattattattttttcatttttcaaatttaacaaataaaaataaatataaatttttaatatagtagataaataaaaatgaacaaaaaagtaaTACGTATATCGCTAGGCTTATATACATTTTCTTGGCTAGAGTTGATTGTGAGTGAATATTCTCATGTCATGTTCCCCGTGTACACTTCATTCGTTCtaatgtattttttgtttttgactaACTTGGTAGttgatatatatgtatttaaaaatataatagatatttaaatcttttaattttaaataaaaataaataaataaaatatatatatctgtattctctaattttattatgataaatatttaatgtaaaAAGCGAAATAAACACGCGAATTGAAATCAAGGGAGTTTCCATATTATGCAGCGTATCTAACCAAATATTCGGCACTTGAAACTTTGTCTCAAAAGTCATGTTGCGGTGGTCTAAAAGTTTTGCACTTTTATTAAAGCCATCGAAAGGCCCATTCTTTCGGAGAAAATTTTTTTGGGCAGAAAATTTGgtcaatataaaattttttatataattttatcttttaattttatttttttattaaaaaatagaaaaatgattagtatattttaaaataaaaaaaatattataatttttaaaatcttctGACTAAATTTTCTGATCACTTAGCAcatgaattatttaaatatcGGGAATAACATGAGTGAAACACGGGACGTATCAGATAATCAGAAAGCCTATTTAGTCAAACTTTTAGCTAACATTTCCCATAATTTTTGTGCCATTTGATATGTCGTCCTAATCTTGACTTTGAGCTTTTTAATACAATGCTTTTCAGTTTTAAGTTTTCACGCCTCTTGTAAACATGTGCTCACAATTACACCACATAAAGTGAAAAAagattaaaccttaaaaatctattttttttaatatatgatttattatttaagttCTTTGTGTAACGAAATTTTGTATTACTCATGCATGTTTGTAGACACCATCACAATGGACGATGGGAGGCTCGCATTGGCAGGGTGTTTGGAAATAAGTATCTCTACCTTGGAACATATGGTACTTAcgttaacatcaattaatatgaatattgtgataaaattatatcaatcattatcttttaaaaaatgcGTAGTAATGAACAACTAAAATTTACCAGAGGGAGCTTATTTGAATGCCATATGTCACTGCATGGACCTAGAGCTTATATATTATTACTTTCTTCGTCTTAAATTATgtggtatttttttaaattaagagattcaaataatctttttttattgtaaattttctatgcatattttaactattttaagttgtcaattattgtgatttatagtactttttaggtagtataaatatataaatttcatttcaaaaattttaaaaatttcatgcatAAAGTATTGGTCAAACTTAAACTGTCTGGCTctcgaaaaatgaaaaataatgtctcataaattgaaattatatatagttGTGCATATAGTAATGCCAAATGGAGTACATTCAGTTACCTTAGTTACTATTTTAGggcctatatatatattagtccatttggattgacttaaaagtcggttaaatttactaattttaagatttttgacTTTTGAAAGTGTAagacaaatatgaaaaataactcaaaataggttaaaaatgacttaaaataaattatgaagtGTTTGACAAGGTAAATAATGACTTTAAATAAgacaaaaatgacttaaaataagttaagtaaTCAAAAGTAGGTCCCtccctattttttattttttaacttaaaagttatttcaatttaactttttatttttaacttaaaaactaCTCCACTTTTTTAAGTCAATCAAAACGTACTCTAATTCAATGTTAACAATCCCAAAAGAATCAAAATACAGAAATAGATACAGAATAAAGATAAGTCAAATCAGAGAAGAAAAAGTTAGATTAATTATATTAGTTGGTCGTTGGATATATTAGCTATATCACCAACTTTCAACTGCTAGATATGCTATTCAATTAATCTCTCTCGACTTTTTATTAAGCGCACCATTCTAGTTGCTATAAAAGGTCGTAAAGTGATATTTTTAAGATTGTCTATAATTTGGGACAAAACTTATAATTTGCGCCAAGCTAATTCAAGGATGTTTTCAGTACTTCACTCGATTACTTATTAATACTATTAACATGCATGCAGCTAGTGAAGAGGAAGCAGCAATTGCATATGATATGGCAGCTATACAGTACCGTGGACCAAACGCTGTTACAAATTTTGACATCAGCCGTTACAACTCTTTAGGTCCAAACCCTAATGACATGAATATTCCCATGCCAAACacaaacaaagaagaaaaaatatcgTCGTCCGTCGTAGACTGCCCGGAGACACCACCGGAGGTGGAGAAATGTAGGAGGAGTAGTACATTCCCAGATGACATACAAACGTACTTTGACTGCCAAGATTCCAGTAGTAGCTTTGTGGAGGATAGTCATATTATTTTTGGAGATTTAGAGTCATTTATGTTGCCTATGATGTTTGAATCATGTCATCAACTTGAggaatttttatctttttctcccTGCTCAGAATTTGAACTCGAGACCTCTGATTAAAGTTGGAGCAACCTCACCATTGCACCACAATTGGTTACGTGAAGGGTATATCAATTGTTTCtttgttttgatattttgaagaattaattatttagtactTTATTACAagagaggagagaaattaagggtATAGAGTAgtattatttatgtttcttaGTAATTATGTGgttgtttaaattttaatgtttaGATGAATGAGGCTCGTAGAGTTTATGAGTTGACCAATAGccactttaatttattatgttcGTGATTTTCTATTGAgtagattaatttttaaagttaaattagattatattattttaatttatatataaaaatttagatatttaaaatttttacgaaaagtattataaattgtatttttttgcatattaatataatgaaaaaatatatcgtaaaatgttagttaaaatttttatggtTTGATTTTAATAATGGAAATCATGACAATTAAAGTAGATGGAGGGAGTGCTATATTTTTTGTCCTTAAATACTTCATACTCGCTCCAtccatttttaattgtcatagttTAGAGTCAAAccataaaaactttgactaatattatatttttttaatcatattaaaatttttgtttaaaatatcgaattgatataatataatttaactttgaaaattagtcaaattgacttttgaaaaacaCAACATGACAATCGACAATGAACAGAGGAAATATTATATTACGGGACACTTTgtgtattaatattaaatattgagtTGATCTAATAGAATTTTAGGAGCTAATTTGGCCTCATTTgacatttatgtccttcaatttTAGGTGTACACAgataaatacttttatttttattaaaattgaagTAGCAGACACACTCTATAACTTGAAGTCCTATGTGCAGGGGCAGAGCCACCTTGTATGAAGGGGGTTCGCCCTTCggcagaaaattatattatttatacatggttaaaataattttatatgcaTACATAGTAGACGTCAAACCCCCTTCGACTACTTCATGTGTTTATTTCTACAGATTTTGAACCCCTTATTGAAATTCTGGCTCCGCCTCTGCCTACGCGACAATTCATGCGTTCTATATGACTTTATATATGATGTCTAATGTGTATTATGACATATAGAAGATGTGTATctacttgtccaattttatacaaatttaagtgtatTTATGCATATCCAACTTAAAAGGTATATTTCCATATGCTTGAATTTTAGCTTCAAAATTTAGTTAAATTAGATTTTGGAAAACAAAAAGTATCAcataaaattagaataaaaaaagtaatttagtTTTCcttgcaaatatatatatttatatcgcattctatttcattaaaaataatatgttaatttagAAGTGAGCATGGTATGGTATAATGtatatacttaattattatattatgttaaattttttgatattgtGATTTGATATTATAGTGTTTGATATGATATTCGATATGGTATTTGTTATGTACGAATAACATATCGAAATATCAAATACTATAGAAAAGTCTATAGTTATATGAATAACACATACACACTATGTAATACATACACtctattttgattaaaatgtaTCTTAAATGTAATTGATTaacaaaaagaattttttgtattttcttttgcaTTTATATTTCTACATATGTAATGTGTTAGTATGATTTAATTGagactatttttttaaaattgtcaaAGTCATAAAACTCtattatacaagtatatattaattgaataagtTGAACAAATTAATTATGATTACCAAATTATCATATcacaaaatatcaaaaccaAACTTCAAAATAgtgaattaaattaatatggtaattatataataattttaaaatctcTAACCCCCAAAATTACTGTACCGTTTCCTATCATGAATTATTACAGTAGCTTAGTATAAATATTACGAAAAAggctcaaaaatacccctaaactattcgaaatagctcaaatataccttaaactatatttcggctcaaaactatcCTTCCCGTCttactattgggtcaaaagtacccttcttattaacgaaagttgttaaatgccattTGGATGCCACAGTGCATGCCAATAGGGTTCCACTGCCACGTAAACTAACAGAAAAGTGTCAAAAGTAccttaaactattcgaaatagctcatatttacccttaaactatatttcggctcaaaactagCCTTCCCGTCAAACTGTTGGGTCAAAAGTACCTCTTATTAAcgaaagttgttaaatgtcatgtggatGGCACATTGCATGCCGAAATGATCCAcgccacatagactaaatcaCTAAATCCTAATTACTCTCCCCCCCTTTCATTATTTTCCCGAAACGATTCACCCGTTCTCCGTTATTTTGCAGCTAGGGTTTCACAGTTTTCTTCATGGCTGAGTTTCAAATGGATATtcatggttgtaggttagtgaatcttttttattattttattatgtttacgatttcaaagcatgatagttAGAATTTCAGAACTTTCCCCTTATTTCACGACTAGGATAGCTTTCTTCGAGGCTGAGTTTCGAAGTGGATATTCATGGTTGTtggttagtaaatattttttcttattttattatgtttatgattttacagtggggcaactttcacatatagcaaataaaaaattcatatttgtatattatagcaaagtttgcataattgcgctccatagcaaacatagaaactgtataattcgctatacatatacagttgaagcaaattgtataaaacgaagtgtataaaacaagaaagagaaagacacttgggcaaagaactgtataaaaacgaagtgtataaaacgaattgtattattataagtctATAGAATGATtgtatacaatttgaatttgtataaaatgagaaagagagaaagacaaaagacacttgacaaggaatatacaattgaagcgaattgtataaaacgagaaagagagaaattagatacaatttgaaaattgtataaaacgagaaagagagaaagacaaaagaaactgggcaggggagtatttttattgtataattataagtgtataggacgaaaatatatgtacttgcatgtgtatatacaattttctcacgctttatacaaacagaaacgcaatttatacatttcgcttctatttgtataagtgagaaaggcgagggtggcgagcgagatttgggagagtggcgagcgagatctggaagaggggagagaggggaacaaaaatatatgtatttatacaattttctctgctttatacaattagaaacaatttttatacacttgtgtttgtataaaaagtgaggaagcgagcgagagattggaggagagtggcgagcgagatatttgggagagaggcgcctgacaatattttgcaaacgtttgctatggagcacaattaaatcaaaccctagctactccatttattttatattattagtttgctattatatacaattttccctttaaaGTATGATAGTTAGGATTTCACAACTTTTTCCTCATTTCGCGGCTAAGATTTCAAAACTTTCTTCGGAGCTGAATTTAAAAGTGGATTTAGTGGTTGTAAAcacaataaaagaagaaaaaagttttactaacctacaaccacGAATATCCACTTACAAATCCAGCGACGAAGAAAACTGTGAAACACTAGCCGCAAAATTAGGGAGTAGGGCTGAAATcgtttatgaaaaataatgaaatgaggggaaaacgagtaattaagatttagggatttagtcaatGTGACAGTGGGACCCTATTGGCGTGCAATGTGACATCCACctggcatttaacaacttccgcTAATAAGAAGATCACTTTTGACgcaatagtttgacgggaagggtagttttgagccgaaatatagctGAGGGTATATATTagctatttcagatagtttaagggtatttttgactctttttcttttggaCTATATGGCAGTGAAACTCTATTGGCGTGTCATGTGGCGTGCCACATGGCATTTAAAAACTTCTATTAATAAGAAGGAcatttttgacccaatagtttgacgggaacATTaattttgagccgaaatataacTTAAGGGTGTATATGAGTtatttcaaatagtttaagGATATCTTTGAcccttttatgtaaatattatattaagattgtttaattatttttcttaacccaaaaaaacaacaataataagaaaACTTAATCCTGATTCCTGTGTATGCATTTGCACTATTTTGAAACAGATGCTGTACTGCGAGTTAGCCTGGGGACCTTTCTCTTTTTTCACTATTTTGGCAATCTTGAAAATCGAACCGAACCGATTGAACGCCAAGCCCATCTATATCCTTTCGATCATATTGGATTTGCACCTAAAGTTGTTTGTGTTGATGGCTACCTTTGCTCTTCATTTATCTACTTCTCTTACTGAGTTATGGACCGTGGGTTGGTTACTACCTTGGTAATCACACTGGGATggttaaaagatatttttattacCTAAACCATGTAAAACAAGGTAAAGTTACTACCGTGGTAATTAAAGTGGGATGGTTAAAAGATATACTTATTATCTAAACCATCTAAATCAAGGTAAAGTTTATAGCTCAAATATATTAGAATTAGGAAGTCTAAATCTAGTAGAACACATAATTGCATTCTATAAAAATACAACCagaaatctaaaataaaaacaacacataTTAGAAGTTAACGATTATCTAAGCTAGGGCAAATTAATGTCTGGAGAAGAAGCATGGAAGCAACAAATCCCACCGGGTTTCAGGTTTATTCCTACGGATGAAGAGATACTACAATATTATCTTTTTCGTTATGTCACCGGAAACTATATCTTGCCCGGAATAATACCTCTAGTCGATCTCTACGAATGTGACCCTGATTACCTTCCAGGTATGATAACTTCAACTTCTGCATTATGCATGACTAATAtaacatcatttttttcatatatctaagtttaagtaaaaaaaacttCAAGCTGATATAAGTATTGCAGGAGTTAATATGGAGGGGGAGTATACGTACTTCTTCACGAGGAGAGATCGAAAATATGTCAATGGAACAAAAAATACTTCTCGGGTTACAAGAGACGGAAGAGGATACTGGAAATCAACGAACAAAAAAGCTATAGTAGTCGCTCAAGATGGTTCTAAGTTGGGTAAAAAAACCACACTTAAATACTATTTTAAAAACCCAGAAGGTGACGACATCCCCGCACAATGGATAATGCACGAGTATGTAATTTCTTGCAAGATCGTCAAACCCTCAATAGAGGACGAATATGTATGTATACCGTCTCTTTTAATTTGTCTCTTAACTAATTTTTCTGTCGTATTTTTCATATTACTGACCGAAACATAGATTACTAAGATTATCTCTACTTTGTATATTACTTGCAGTACGAGGATATTGCAGCCTGCagaatttataagaaaaaaccAGAAATCAAAGAGAAAACTTTAATTGACCCCAATATTGATCATAATAATGAAGAACCACAACTATCAGTAAAGCGAAAATTCATCGCATCTGATCCGCCACATGATACAACCATGACTTCAAATTATCTATGTGATAGTCAGGCTGCATTAATGTTGGATGGTATGAGAACCACTTATGAGATTGGTCAAACATCAAATACTAAGTCAATACCAATTGAAATTAGCCATACATCAAGTACTAATTTAACACCATTCGAGATTGATCAAATGTCATATACTAAGTCAACACTATTCGAGATTGGTCAAACATCAAATACTAACTCAACGCCACTTGAGATTGGCCAAACATCAAATACTAACTCGACAACACTAGAGATTGAccaaatatcaaataataacTCAACGCCACTTCAAGACAATATTGTGCCAATGGGAGAAGGGGTGTTTGTGGG
Proteins encoded in this window:
- the LOC107021744 gene encoding AP2-like ethylene-responsive transcription factor At1g16060 — translated: MAKISKLSKQNTCLSNKDTDNSISKMKRKRKPRDSPPQRRSSIYRGVTRHRWTGRYEAHLWDKNCWNESQTKKGRQVYLGAYNEEEAAAHAHDLAALKYWGQHTILNFSVSTYEKEIKEMETQSREEYIGSLRRKSSGFSRGVSRYRGVARHHHNGRWEARIGRVFGNKYLYLGTYASEEEAAIAYDMAAIQYRGPNAVTNFDISRYNSLGPNPNDMNIPMPNTNKEEKISSSVVDCPETPPEVEKCRRSSTFPDDIQTYFDCQDSSSSFVEDSHIIFGDLESFMLPMMFESCHQLEEFLSFSPCSEFELETSD
- the LOC107022444 gene encoding NAC domain-containing protein 2-like, producing the protein MSGEEAWKQQIPPGFRFIPTDEEILQYYLFRYVTGNYILPGIIPLVDLYECDPDYLPGVNMEGEYTYFFTRRDRKYVNGTKNTSRVTRDGRGYWKSTNKKAIVVAQDGSKLGKKTTLKYYFKNPEGDDIPAQWIMHEYVISCKIVKPSIEDEYYEDIAACRIYKKKPEIKEKTLIDPNIDHNNEEPQLSVKRKFIASDPPHDTTMTSNYLCDSQAALMLDGMRTTYEIGQTSNTKSIPIEISHTSSTNLTPFEIDQMSYTKSTLFEIGQTSNTNSTPLEIDNIVPMGEGVFVGPTDQTSTNVYQNQSNEGKIEGTNFDLDLDLDELHNVLHDSSPPDESFEEYWQSLQI